A single genomic interval of Saccharothrix saharensis harbors:
- the polA gene encoding DNA polymerase I yields MAYRAFFALPKENFKTGTGQTTNAVYGFTSMLINLLRDEKPTHVAVAFDVSRKTFRTEAYAEYKAGRSETPDEFRGQVSLISDVLGTLNIPVLSKANFEADDLIATLTTQATGLGFEVLICTGDRDALQLVTDQVTVLYPVKGVSELARYTPELVLEKQGVPPELYADYAAVRGDSSDNLPNTPGVGPKTIVKLLTQFGSLNGLIDHIDEVPGKVGDALRANLTNIMLNRQLTELVRDVELPLGPAELQARPWDRDAVHRLFDELEFRVLRDRLFSTLSTAEPEAEEGFAVSGGVVPAGGLAAWLDAHARSGRVGVALRTSGGDVEGLALAAVGGEGGYVEVAALTEADENALAAWLADESVAKAAHDLKLPLRALRARGWTLRGVSSDTALAAYLVRPGQRSFALDDLALRYLKRELRAEEPDDGQLSLLADEEEDRQKTAQAAIVRAFAVAELADALDAELVATGQESLLATLELPLMMVLDEVEAVGIAIDAEHLAALEAHFAAGVKQAAQDAYAVIGKEINLGSPKQLQTVLFDELRMPKTKKTKTGYTTDADALQNLLESTQHPFLQHLLAHRDVTRLKSTVDGLLKSVADDGRIHTTFHQTIAATGRLSSTDPNLQNIPIRTDEGRRIREAFVVGPGYAELMTADYSQIEMRIMAHLSEDEGLIEAFRSGEDLHTFVASRAFSVPTSEVTAEQRRRVKAMSYGLAYGLSEYGLAQQLRISAAEAREQKEAYFARFGGVRDYLHAVVEDARKKGYTETILGRRRYLPDLTSDNRQRREMAERMALNAPIQGSAADIIKVAMLGVFRALADSGLRSRMLLQVHDELVLEIAEGEREQVEELVRAQMGGAYALSVALEVSVGVGRSWDAAAH; encoded by the coding sequence ATGGCCTACCGCGCCTTCTTCGCGCTGCCCAAGGAGAACTTCAAGACGGGCACGGGCCAGACCACCAACGCGGTCTACGGCTTCACCTCGATGCTCATCAACCTGCTCCGGGACGAGAAGCCGACGCACGTGGCGGTGGCGTTCGACGTCTCCCGCAAGACCTTCCGCACCGAGGCCTACGCGGAGTACAAGGCCGGCCGCAGCGAGACACCGGACGAGTTCCGGGGCCAGGTGAGCCTCATCTCCGACGTCCTGGGCACGCTGAACATCCCGGTGCTGTCCAAGGCGAACTTCGAGGCCGACGACCTCATCGCCACGCTCACCACGCAGGCCACCGGGCTGGGCTTCGAGGTGCTCATCTGCACCGGCGACCGCGACGCGTTGCAGCTGGTCACCGACCAGGTCACCGTGCTGTACCCGGTCAAGGGCGTGTCCGAGCTGGCCCGGTACACCCCCGAGCTGGTGCTGGAGAAGCAGGGCGTGCCGCCCGAGCTGTACGCCGACTACGCGGCGGTGCGCGGCGACTCGTCGGACAACCTGCCGAACACCCCCGGCGTCGGCCCGAAGACCATCGTGAAGCTGCTCACCCAGTTCGGCTCGCTCAACGGGCTGATCGACCACATCGACGAGGTGCCCGGCAAGGTGGGCGACGCGCTGCGCGCCAACCTGACCAACATCATGCTGAACCGGCAGCTCACCGAGCTGGTCCGGGACGTGGAGCTGCCCCTGGGCCCGGCGGAGCTGCAGGCCCGGCCGTGGGACCGCGACGCCGTGCACCGGCTGTTCGACGAGCTGGAGTTCCGGGTCCTGCGCGACCGGCTGTTCTCCACCCTGTCCACCGCCGAGCCGGAGGCCGAGGAGGGCTTCGCGGTCAGCGGCGGCGTGGTGCCCGCGGGCGGCCTCGCGGCGTGGCTGGACGCGCACGCGCGCTCCGGCCGGGTCGGCGTCGCGCTGCGCACGTCCGGCGGGGACGTGGAGGGCCTGGCGCTGGCCGCGGTCGGCGGCGAGGGCGGGTACGTCGAGGTCGCGGCGCTGACCGAGGCGGACGAGAACGCGCTGGCCGCGTGGCTGGCCGACGAGTCGGTGGCCAAGGCGGCGCACGACCTGAAGCTGCCGCTGCGGGCGTTGCGGGCGCGCGGCTGGACGCTGCGCGGGGTGAGCAGCGACACGGCGCTGGCCGCCTACCTGGTGCGGCCCGGCCAGCGGTCGTTCGCGCTGGACGACCTGGCGCTGCGCTACCTCAAGCGCGAGCTGCGGGCCGAGGAGCCCGACGACGGCCAGCTGTCGCTGCTGGCCGACGAGGAGGAGGACCGGCAGAAGACCGCGCAGGCGGCGATCGTGCGGGCGTTCGCGGTGGCCGAGCTGGCCGACGCGCTGGACGCGGAGCTGGTCGCCACGGGCCAGGAGTCGCTGCTGGCGACCTTGGAACTGCCGCTGATGATGGTGCTGGACGAGGTGGAGGCGGTCGGCATCGCGATCGACGCCGAGCACCTGGCGGCGCTGGAGGCGCACTTCGCGGCGGGCGTGAAGCAGGCCGCGCAGGACGCGTACGCGGTGATCGGCAAGGAGATCAACCTCGGCTCGCCCAAGCAGCTGCAGACCGTGCTGTTCGACGAGCTGCGGATGCCGAAGACGAAGAAGACCAAGACCGGGTACACGACGGACGCGGACGCGCTGCAGAACCTGCTGGAGTCCACCCAGCACCCGTTCCTGCAGCACCTGCTCGCGCACCGGGACGTGACCCGGCTGAAGTCGACCGTGGACGGGCTGCTCAAGTCGGTGGCCGACGACGGCCGCATCCACACCACGTTCCACCAGACGATCGCGGCGACCGGGCGGCTGTCGTCCACCGACCCGAACCTGCAGAACATCCCGATCCGCACGGACGAGGGCAGGCGCATCCGCGAGGCGTTCGTGGTCGGGCCGGGCTACGCCGAGCTGATGACCGCGGACTACAGCCAGATCGAGATGCGGATCATGGCGCACCTGTCCGAGGACGAGGGCCTGATCGAGGCGTTCCGCAGCGGGGAGGACCTGCACACGTTCGTCGCGTCCCGCGCGTTCTCGGTGCCGACCTCCGAGGTCACCGCCGAGCAGCGCCGCCGGGTGAAGGCCATGTCGTACGGCCTGGCGTACGGGCTGTCGGAGTACGGGCTGGCGCAGCAGCTGCGGATCTCGGCGGCCGAGGCGCGGGAGCAGAAGGAGGCGTACTTCGCCCGGTTCGGCGGGGTGCGCGACTACCTGCACGCCGTGGTCGAGGACGCGCGGAAGAAGGGCTACACCGAGACGATCCTCGGCCGCCGGCGGTACCTGCCCGACCTGACCAGCGACAACCGGCAGCGCCGGGAGATGGCCGAGCGGATGGCGTTGAACGCGCCGATCCAGGGCAGCGCGGCGGACATCATCAAGGTGGCGATGCTCGGCGTGTTCCGCGCGTTGGCCGATTCGGGGCTGCGGTCGCGAATGCTGTTGCAGGTGCACGACGAACTCGTGCTGGAAATCGCCGAGGGTGAGCGCGAGCAGGTGGAGGAGTTGGTCCGCGCGCAGATGGGCGGGGCTTACGCGTTGTCGGTGGCGTTGGAGGTCTCAGTGGGCGTCGGCCGTTCCTGGGATGCCGCCGCCCACTGA